The following proteins come from a genomic window of Nitrospira sp.:
- a CDS encoding NAD-dependent glyceraldehyde-3-phosphate dehydrogenase has translation MPTIAINGLGRIGRAAFKIILETPELELRAVNDLNAADDLAYLLNYDTVYGRYHEKVVPVPDGLRIKEKTYPVLREKDPARLPWKNLEIDIVLECTGVFNRSADLERHLAAGAQTVILSAPGKGPEIATMVHRVNTTNGPTTGIISCASCTTNCITPVVEIMGRRIGVQKAIMTTVHAYTATQTIVDRPNKKRRRGRAAAANLIPSSTGAAMATTKALPQYAGKFDGLAVRVPLAIGSLADLVFLTSRRTTAVEVNTIFREEADSDRYRGVLGVTEEALVSSDIIQDPRASIVDLELTQVVDGNLVKVMSWYDNEWGYTSQMIREAVRIAGASKTAALR, from the coding sequence ATGCCCACGATTGCAATTAACGGCCTAGGCAGAATCGGGCGCGCAGCCTTCAAAATTATTCTTGAGACACCGGAGCTGGAGCTGCGAGCGGTCAATGACCTCAACGCTGCCGACGATCTTGCGTATTTGCTGAACTACGACACGGTCTACGGACGCTACCATGAGAAGGTTGTTCCTGTCCCCGATGGTCTGAGGATCAAGGAGAAGACCTACCCTGTGTTGAGAGAAAAAGACCCGGCCAGGTTGCCTTGGAAGAACCTGGAGATTGATATCGTGCTGGAATGCACAGGGGTGTTTAACCGGTCGGCAGATTTGGAACGTCATCTGGCGGCTGGCGCCCAGACCGTCATTCTTTCGGCGCCTGGCAAAGGCCCTGAAATTGCCACCATGGTCCATCGAGTGAACACGACGAACGGACCGACAACAGGCATTATCTCCTGTGCCAGTTGCACCACGAACTGTATTACCCCCGTGGTTGAGATCATGGGAAGAAGAATCGGGGTCCAGAAGGCCATCATGACCACGGTGCATGCTTACACCGCCACCCAGACGATCGTCGATCGTCCGAATAAGAAACGGCGGCGAGGCCGGGCGGCCGCCGCTAATCTGATCCCTTCGTCGACCGGCGCCGCCATGGCGACGACCAAGGCCCTGCCTCAGTACGCGGGGAAGTTCGACGGCCTTGCCGTTCGCGTTCCGCTGGCGATCGGTTCCCTCGCGGATCTCGTGTTCCTCACGAGCCGACGCACCACGGCTGTCGAAGTGAACACGATCTTCAGGGAAGAAGCGGACAGCGACCGCTACCGAGGCGTGCTCGGCGTGACCGAGGAAGCGCTCGTCTCCTCGGACATCATTCAGGACCCGCGCGCGTCGATCGTGGATCTGGAACTGACCCAGGTGGTGGACGGGAACCTCGTCAAAGTGATGAGCTGGTACGATAACGAGTGGGGATACACGTCTCAGATGATTAGGGAAGCCGTCAGAATCGCCGGAGCGTCAAAGACGGCCGCCTTACGTTAA
- a CDS encoding Methionine gamma-lyase, with protein MHGFTTRQLHADGRTKPMNAHAMPIFLTSTFAFDSPEAGSDLFLGRRAGHVYSRMGNPTVEAVEQVVADLENGEAAVAFGSGMAAIQASLLGVLKTGDHVICGEALYSPTLHLITQRLADLGITSSVVNTSDVQAVEDAIRDDTKVVFYETPANPTCKITDIRALAELARPQDILTIVDNTFSSPYFQRPLELGADLSLHSATKYLNGHGDVIGGIVVARSELAAQIRSYRRDTGGILSPFDAYLLLRGIRTLSLRMQRHHDNAMKLFEFLAGLPTVSKIYYPGDPQFPGHHVATRQMTGFGGCFSFEVAGGFEAAKRLLKRLKLCTLAVSLGTVDTLIEHPASMTHVATPTDIMERQGLTSGLVRISVGCEDIEDVIADLEHALKTD; from the coding sequence ATGCACGGATTTACCACGAGACAACTGCATGCCGACGGGCGGACGAAGCCCATGAATGCCCATGCGATGCCGATTTTTCTCACGTCCACGTTTGCGTTCGATTCTCCCGAAGCCGGCTCGGATCTCTTTCTAGGGCGTCGCGCCGGGCACGTCTACAGCCGGATGGGAAATCCGACCGTCGAAGCCGTCGAGCAGGTGGTCGCTGATCTGGAAAACGGAGAGGCAGCCGTTGCCTTTGGGTCGGGGATGGCGGCCATCCAAGCCAGCTTGCTCGGTGTTCTGAAAACGGGCGATCATGTGATCTGCGGGGAAGCGCTGTATAGCCCCACCCTCCATTTGATCACACAGCGTTTGGCCGATCTGGGAATCACGTCGTCAGTCGTCAATACCTCCGATGTGCAGGCCGTCGAAGATGCCATCCGAGACGACACCAAGGTGGTGTTCTATGAAACGCCCGCCAACCCCACATGCAAGATCACCGATATCCGGGCCCTCGCCGAACTGGCCCGACCTCAAGACATCTTGACGATCGTGGACAACACCTTTTCCAGCCCGTATTTTCAGCGGCCGTTGGAGCTCGGTGCGGATCTGTCTCTCCATAGCGCGACGAAATATCTGAACGGACACGGCGATGTGATCGGCGGGATCGTCGTGGCTCGCTCCGAACTGGCCGCCCAGATTCGCTCGTATCGCCGCGACACCGGCGGCATTCTGAGCCCGTTCGACGCCTATCTGCTCTTGCGGGGCATCCGAACCCTGTCCTTGCGCATGCAACGGCATCACGACAACGCGATGAAGCTGTTTGAATTTCTTGCCGGTCTGCCGACCGTCAGTAAGATCTACTATCCCGGCGATCCTCAGTTCCCCGGACACCATGTGGCGACCCGACAGATGACCGGCTTCGGCGGTTGCTTCAGTTTCGAGGTGGCCGGCGGGTTCGAGGCGGCCAAGCGGCTGTTGAAGAGGCTGAAGCTGTGCACGTTGGCGGTGTCCCTGGGCACGGTCGATACGTTGATTGAACATCCGGCGTCGATGACCCATGTCGCGACGCCGACAGACATCATGGAGCGACAGGGACTCACAAGCGGGCTCGTGAGAATCTCGGTCGGTTGCGAGGATATTGAGGATGTGATCGCCGATCTGGAACATGCGCTGAAAACGGACTAA
- a CDS encoding RecA protein gives MSEKDDKRRALDLALSQIEKQYGKGAIMKLGAEEKVDVPAISTGSLGLDIALGVGGLPRGRVIEIFGPEASGKTTMTLHCIAEVQKAGGVAAFIDAEHALDLAYAKKLGVQADDLLVSQPDTGEQALEIAETLVRSGAIDLIVIDSVAALTPRAEIEGEMGDAHMGLQARLMSQALRKLTAAISKSLTTVIFINQIRMKLGVMFGNPETTTGGNALKFYSSVRLDIRRIESIKEGQDVMGSRVRVKVVKNKMAPPFRQAEFDIMFAEGISKTGELVDLGVDKKIIEKSGAWYSYKGERIGQGRDAARDFLKNNVATAREIEMRLREAAGVPVRSEKKTEAKEEKPAGRGEEKRAHR, from the coding sequence ATGTCCGAAAAAGACGATAAGAGGCGCGCACTCGACTTAGCCCTGTCCCAGATCGAAAAGCAGTACGGGAAGGGTGCCATCATGAAGCTTGGAGCTGAGGAGAAGGTCGATGTGCCGGCAATTTCCACCGGTTCTTTGGGCCTCGACATTGCTCTCGGGGTAGGCGGCCTTCCACGTGGGCGGGTCATTGAGATCTTCGGACCGGAGGCTTCCGGGAAGACGACTATGACCCTGCACTGCATTGCCGAAGTGCAAAAAGCGGGTGGCGTCGCCGCGTTCATCGATGCGGAACATGCGTTGGATTTGGCCTATGCCAAAAAGCTCGGTGTGCAGGCCGACGATCTTCTTGTGTCTCAGCCGGATACGGGTGAGCAGGCATTGGAGATCGCCGAAACATTGGTCCGAAGCGGAGCGATCGATTTGATCGTCATCGATTCGGTCGCGGCCTTGACGCCTCGCGCGGAGATCGAAGGCGAGATGGGCGATGCCCACATGGGTCTTCAGGCGCGGCTCATGTCGCAAGCACTGAGAAAACTCACGGCGGCCATTTCAAAATCGTTGACGACGGTGATCTTCATCAATCAAATCCGCATGAAGCTCGGTGTGATGTTCGGAAATCCGGAGACCACCACCGGAGGGAACGCGCTTAAGTTCTACTCGTCCGTCAGGCTGGACATCCGACGCATCGAATCGATTAAGGAAGGGCAGGACGTGATGGGGAGCCGGGTCCGCGTGAAGGTGGTCAAGAACAAGATGGCGCCGCCGTTTCGTCAGGCGGAGTTCGATATCATGTTTGCCGAGGGTATTTCCAAAACCGGCGAGCTCGTGGATTTGGGTGTCGACAAGAAAATCATCGAAAAATCCGGTGCCTGGTATTCTTACAAGGGGGAACGGATCGGCCAGGGGCGCGACGCGGCCAGAGATTTCCTCAAGAATAATGTCGCCACAGCCCGCGAGATCGAAATGAGACTTCGCGAAGCGGCCGGCGTTCCGGTTCGTAGTGAGAAAAAAACTGAGGCCAAAGAAGAAAAGCCTGCCGGGCGCGGCGAAGAAAAGCGGGCGCATCGGTAA
- a CDS encoding Alanyl-tRNA synthetase: MKKSATDLRRAFIRYFEEQGHQAVPSSSLIPQADPTLLFTNAGMNQFKRVFLGEELRPYTRAVSVQKCLRAGGKHNDLENVGYTGRHHTFFEMLGNFSFGDYFKDEAIRFGWEFLTQTVGLQKDRMWVTIFREDDEAERLWKKIGVMPSRIVRCGEKDNFWQMADTGPCGPCSEIHFDQGPSVSGDDRPNGEGDRVIEIWNLVFMQYNRDASGTLHPLPKPSIDTGMGLERLAAVAQGVYSNYDSDLFTPLLAAIAGRAGTEYGKKESSDRSMRVIADHLRAITFLMTDGVLPSNEGRGYVLRRILRRAARHGRLLGIVEPFLYELSATVVEQMAVAYSEMRAASGTIAEATKGEEERFIATLDQSLPILNDMIERAKAAKQRVLAGGDVFKLYDTYGFPMDLMTEVCREQGMTIDEPGFNAAIEEQRTRARKTGGFEQETARPAVTELAKRIGTTTFVGYEHLESDGILRAILKGEQLVKEAVEGETVELAMDVTPFYAEGGGQVGDQGTLTGPEGVVDITDTTRAAPTVILHKGTVRKGRIREGTLLHMTVNASMRRDAARNHTATHLVHAALRDLLGPHVKQYGSLVAPNRLRFDFAHFRPLSSRDIDDLESTVNEEIRRNEAVRTEVMSIQDAVANGALAFFGDKYGEQVRVVSVESFSKELCGGTHCRQTGDIGLFRIVSEGGVAAGVRRIEAQTGIGAYGLMKKLEADVRELSDVLKAGRSELVAKTRKLMAQLKDKERELEELKLKMAGGASVASNARTVAGVTVHAQRTDGLDVNGMRALADQLRDKLKSGVIALGAATGEGKVSLLVVVTKDLIGRLKAGELIKAMAAEVGGTGGGRPEMAQAGGKDPAKLDAALEKIFGLVETTLGR, from the coding sequence ATGAAGAAGAGTGCGACTGATCTGCGGCGGGCCTTTATTCGTTATTTCGAGGAACAGGGGCATCAGGCGGTGCCCAGCTCCTCCTTGATTCCCCAGGCGGACCCGACCCTGCTCTTCACCAACGCCGGCATGAATCAATTCAAGCGGGTCTTCCTGGGAGAAGAACTCCGTCCCTACACGAGAGCCGTATCCGTGCAAAAATGCCTTCGCGCGGGTGGGAAACACAACGATCTTGAAAATGTGGGGTACACCGGGCGCCACCATACGTTCTTCGAGATGCTCGGCAACTTTTCGTTCGGTGATTATTTCAAAGACGAGGCCATCAGATTCGGATGGGAGTTTCTGACGCAGACGGTCGGGCTGCAGAAAGACCGGATGTGGGTGACGATCTTCCGCGAGGACGACGAGGCCGAGAGGTTGTGGAAGAAAATCGGCGTCATGCCGTCGCGTATCGTCCGATGCGGCGAAAAAGACAACTTCTGGCAAATGGCGGACACCGGTCCCTGCGGTCCCTGCTCGGAAATTCACTTCGATCAGGGCCCCTCGGTGTCCGGCGATGATCGGCCGAACGGCGAGGGCGATCGCGTGATCGAGATCTGGAATCTCGTCTTCATGCAGTACAACCGCGATGCCTCCGGCACGCTCCACCCGTTACCGAAGCCGAGCATCGACACAGGAATGGGGCTTGAGCGGCTGGCCGCCGTGGCACAGGGAGTCTACAGCAATTACGACAGCGATCTCTTCACGCCGCTGCTGGCGGCTATCGCCGGACGAGCCGGCACCGAGTACGGCAAAAAGGAATCCTCGGACCGTTCGATGCGTGTGATTGCGGACCATCTGCGCGCCATTACGTTTTTGATGACGGATGGCGTGTTGCCTTCGAATGAAGGACGGGGATATGTGTTGCGGCGGATTCTCCGTCGCGCGGCCCGCCATGGCCGCCTGCTCGGCATTGTCGAACCTTTTCTGTACGAACTCAGCGCGACGGTCGTGGAGCAGATGGCCGTCGCCTATTCGGAAATGCGCGCGGCCTCCGGCACGATCGCCGAAGCGACCAAAGGCGAAGAGGAGCGGTTTATCGCGACGCTCGACCAAAGCCTGCCGATTTTGAACGACATGATCGAGCGGGCGAAGGCGGCGAAACAGAGGGTCTTGGCCGGAGGCGACGTCTTCAAACTCTATGACACCTACGGCTTCCCGATGGACTTGATGACCGAGGTCTGCCGGGAACAGGGCATGACGATCGACGAACCTGGTTTCAATGCGGCGATCGAAGAGCAGCGGACTCGCGCGCGCAAGACCGGCGGGTTCGAACAAGAAACAGCCAGACCGGCCGTCACGGAGCTGGCCAAACGGATCGGGACGACGACATTCGTGGGCTATGAGCATTTGGAAAGCGACGGCATCTTGCGGGCGATTCTCAAGGGCGAGCAACTCGTCAAGGAAGCGGTCGAAGGGGAGACGGTCGAGCTGGCGATGGATGTGACGCCGTTCTATGCCGAAGGCGGCGGGCAGGTCGGAGATCAAGGAACCTTGACGGGTCCCGAAGGAGTGGTGGATATCACGGACACGACGAGGGCGGCACCGACGGTCATCTTGCACAAGGGAACCGTCCGCAAGGGACGTATCCGAGAAGGAACGCTCTTGCACATGACAGTGAATGCCTCCATGCGTCGGGACGCCGCGCGCAATCATACGGCGACGCACCTCGTTCATGCGGCCTTGCGCGATTTGCTCGGGCCGCATGTGAAGCAGTATGGATCGCTCGTTGCACCCAACCGCCTGCGGTTTGACTTTGCTCATTTTCGGCCGCTTTCGTCCCGTGACATCGACGATCTCGAATCGACGGTGAATGAAGAAATCCGCAGGAACGAGGCCGTGCGCACCGAAGTGATGAGCATTCAGGACGCCGTGGCGAACGGCGCCCTGGCGTTCTTCGGCGACAAGTATGGCGAACAGGTGCGCGTCGTCAGCGTCGAATCGTTCAGCAAAGAATTGTGCGGCGGCACCCATTGCCGGCAGACGGGTGACATCGGGCTCTTCCGCATTGTTTCGGAAGGGGGCGTGGCGGCCGGCGTGCGTCGCATCGAAGCCCAGACCGGTATCGGCGCGTACGGGCTCATGAAGAAACTCGAAGCCGATGTCCGTGAGCTGTCCGATGTATTGAAGGCAGGGCGGTCCGAACTGGTGGCCAAGACCCGCAAGCTGATGGCGCAGCTCAAGGACAAGGAGCGGGAGTTGGAAGAGTTGAAATTGAAAATGGCCGGCGGCGCGTCGGTCGCCTCGAACGCTCGGACAGTTGCCGGGGTGACCGTGCATGCGCAGCGGACGGATGGACTGGACGTCAACGGCATGCGAGCGTTGGCGGATCAGCTCCGCGATAAACTGAAGAGCGGCGTCATCGCGCTCGGCGCAGCGACCGGTGAGGGCAAGGTTTCCCTGCTGGTCGTGGTGACGAAAGACTTGATCGGCAGGCTCAAAGCCGGCGAACTCATTAAAGCCATGGCGGCCGAGGTGGGTGGAACCGGAGGCGGCCGGCCCGAAATGGCCCAAGCCGGGGGGAAGGACCCGGCCAAGCTCGACGCCGCGTTGGAAAAGATTTTTGGTCTGGTTGAAACCACCCTCGGGCGGTAG
- a CDS encoding Putative pre-16S rRNA nuclease YqgF — protein MPGRILALDYGTKRIGVALSDELGWTAQPLETFERRTLDRDVVHIAALVESHSVERVVLGLPLQLDGREGPAVRAMREFTDKLEASLPVPVVLWDERMTTKAAEELLIAADVGRKKRKGIVDRIAAAILLRSYLEAQDQVSVQSAGGECAEEALEECKGLSPDDRSYDAASNPHRIDRHRRSRRRGRVSDDSVG, from the coding sequence ATGCCTGGCCGCATTCTCGCGCTCGATTACGGCACCAAGCGGATCGGCGTCGCGCTCAGCGACGAATTGGGCTGGACGGCGCAGCCGCTCGAAACCTTCGAACGAAGGACGCTGGATCGGGATGTCGTCCATATCGCCGCGCTGGTCGAATCGCACAGTGTGGAGCGGGTGGTGTTGGGATTGCCGCTTCAGTTGGACGGACGGGAAGGGCCGGCCGTTCGGGCGATGCGCGAGTTTACAGACAAACTGGAAGCGAGCTTGCCCGTGCCGGTCGTCCTATGGGACGAACGGATGACGACCAAAGCGGCGGAAGAATTGTTGATCGCCGCCGATGTCGGTCGGAAAAAACGAAAAGGAATCGTCGATCGTATTGCAGCCGCGATTCTTCTGCGAAGTTACCTTGAAGCGCAGGACCAGGTCTCCGTCCAATCCGCCGGAGGCGAGTGTGCCGAGGAGGCGCTGGAAGAGTGCAAGGGATTATCTCCTGACGACCGATCCTATGACGCTGCGTCGAATCCTCATCGTATTGATCGCCATCGTCGCTCTCGCCGGCGTGGCCGGGTATCAGATGATTCGGTGGGCTGA
- a CDS encoding Murein endolytic transglycosylase MltG — MIRWAEAPALSESDHPPQKIVVIPEGATFQQTAALLEREQLIRSRSAFLLLGKAQEADRKIHPGEYEFNAAMAPAEMLAKLLAGRVVLHSITIPEGYTITQIADVLDEHRITTRAEFVRLALDKSFVKTLGISADTAEGYLYPDTYRFARPTAAKDVIKTMVEQLGHIMTQEWQARAKDIRLTVHEVLTLASVIEKETGIGDERPHISSVFHNRLKKHIPLQSDPTVIYGLPSFDGNLHKRDLTHPSPYNTYRWAGLPPGPIANPGAQSIRAALYPVPSAYLYFVSKNDGTHQFSATLVEHNKAVEKYQKRPFRRGNRSQTFMTPDGGQTHGKEGVS; from the coding sequence ATGATTCGGTGGGCTGAAGCGCCCGCCCTTTCCGAGTCCGATCACCCCCCGCAGAAAATCGTCGTGATCCCTGAAGGCGCGACGTTTCAACAAACAGCGGCCTTGCTCGAGCGGGAACAACTGATCAGGAGCCGTTCGGCGTTTCTGCTTCTGGGAAAAGCCCAAGAGGCGGATCGCAAGATTCATCCCGGCGAGTATGAATTCAACGCCGCCATGGCCCCCGCCGAGATGCTTGCCAAGCTGCTTGCCGGACGGGTGGTGCTTCATTCCATTACGATTCCCGAAGGATATACGATCACTCAAATCGCCGATGTACTGGACGAACATCGCATCACGACTCGCGCGGAATTTGTTCGATTGGCTCTGGACAAATCCTTCGTCAAAACGTTGGGAATTTCCGCGGATACGGCCGAAGGGTACCTGTACCCCGACACCTATCGTTTTGCCAGGCCGACGGCTGCCAAAGACGTCATCAAAACCATGGTGGAGCAACTCGGGCATATCATGACTCAGGAATGGCAGGCACGGGCCAAAGACATTCGTTTGACGGTGCATGAAGTGTTGACCCTCGCTTCAGTGATCGAGAAAGAAACCGGCATCGGAGACGAACGCCCCCACATCTCCTCCGTGTTCCATAATCGGTTGAAGAAACATATTCCCCTGCAGAGCGACCCGACGGTGATCTACGGTCTGCCGAGTTTCGATGGAAACCTTCATAAAAGGGATCTCACCCACCCCAGCCCCTACAATACCTACCGGTGGGCCGGTCTGCCGCCCGGGCCGATCGCCAACCCCGGCGCCCAGTCGATCCGTGCCGCCTTGTATCCCGTGCCTTCTGCGTATCTCTACTTTGTCTCGAAGAATGACGGAACGCATCAATTCTCCGCGACGCTCGTGGAACATAACAAAGCGGTGGAAAAGTACCAGAAGCGTCCCTTCCGACGAGGAAATCGCTCGCAGACCTTTATGACTCCCGATGGCGGACAGACACACGGCAAGGAAGGAGTATCGTAA
- a CDS encoding Deoxyribose-phosphate aldolase — protein sequence MSGWNLPALIDHTVLRPDATKVEVLRLCEEAKVNGFTVIFVPPCYLDEAVEAVAGTGIRVGIPIGFPLGGHSTTIKVAEAVEAVQRGATVLDMVLNISRLKSADHDYVRTDIAEVVKATEGVEHKVILETCYLTPQEKRTACRLVVEAGADYVKTSTGFGAAGATVEDVRLLREAVAGRVKVKASGGIRDWKTTRAMLEAGADRIGTSAGLKIIHEWRAAIQKQE from the coding sequence ATGTCAGGATGGAATCTCCCTGCTCTGATCGACCACACGGTATTGAGACCGGATGCGACGAAGGTCGAGGTGCTTCGGTTGTGTGAAGAGGCAAAGGTCAACGGGTTCACGGTCATCTTTGTCCCACCCTGTTACCTCGATGAGGCGGTGGAGGCAGTGGCCGGAACCGGCATTCGCGTCGGCATTCCCATCGGGTTTCCGTTAGGGGGGCACAGCACCACGATCAAGGTGGCCGAAGCCGTCGAGGCCGTGCAGCGGGGCGCAACGGTATTGGACATGGTGTTGAATATCAGCAGACTGAAGTCGGCCGATCATGATTATGTGCGGACGGACATCGCTGAGGTCGTGAAGGCGACCGAGGGTGTCGAGCATAAAGTGATCCTAGAAACCTGTTATCTCACGCCTCAGGAGAAACGAACGGCCTGTCGTTTGGTCGTGGAAGCCGGGGCCGACTATGTGAAGACGTCAACCGGCTTCGGAGCTGCGGGGGCGACGGTCGAGGATGTGCGATTGTTAAGGGAGGCCGTCGCGGGGCGGGTCAAGGTCAAGGCCTCGGGCGGCATTCGCGATTGGAAAACGACGCGCGCAATGCTGGAAGCGGGAGCCGATAGGATCGGAACCAGTGCCGGTCTCAAGATCATCCATGAATGGCGGGCGGCGATACAGAAACAAGAATAA
- a CDS encoding RidA family protein yields MVVENRLKQLGLTLPAPPKPVANYVPVVRTGNLLFLSGVLPSHEGRLVMTGKLGEILTVEQGIEAARVAVLNGLSIVRSEAGSLDRVKRIVKMVGYIASASGFTDQPQVLNGASDLLVSVFGDAGRHARVAVGAAELPRQAPLEIELIVEVRSS; encoded by the coding sequence ATGGTCGTTGAGAACAGACTGAAACAACTGGGGTTGACGCTGCCGGCTCCTCCGAAGCCTGTCGCAAACTATGTGCCGGTAGTGAGGACGGGGAATCTGCTGTTTCTCTCCGGTGTATTACCTTCACACGAGGGCCGGCTTGTTATGACCGGCAAGCTGGGGGAGATTCTCACAGTCGAACAGGGAATTGAAGCGGCGAGAGTAGCGGTGCTGAACGGCCTCAGTATCGTCCGGAGCGAAGCCGGATCGCTGGATCGAGTCAAGCGGATCGTCAAGATGGTCGGCTATATCGCCTCGGCTTCCGGCTTTACCGATCAACCGCAAGTTCTCAATGGTGCATCCGATCTGCTCGTGTCCGTGTTCGGAGATGCAGGCCGCCATGCACGAGTCGCCGTGGGTGCCGCGGAGTTGCCACGCCAGGCGCCTCTCGAAATCGAATTGATCGTGGAGGTGCGTTCGTCATAG